The following proteins are co-located in the Dermochelys coriacea isolate rDerCor1 chromosome 4, rDerCor1.pri.v4, whole genome shotgun sequence genome:
- the SMIM19 gene encoding small integral membrane protein 19 has product MAAVGAGAGAAMSDSDALDYSVHEAWNEATNVYLLVVLASLALLVYARRNKRKIMRIFTVPSTAEAPSEPNFYDSMKKIRLRQQLEMYSIARKYDQQPPQKQTDSVQLSME; this is encoded by the exons ATGGCGGCGGtaggagccggagccggagccgccaTGAGCGACAGCGACGCCCTCGACTACTCGGTGCACGAGGCCTGGAACGAGGCTACCAACGTCTACCTGCTGGTGGTGCTGGCCAGCCTGGCGCTGCTGGTCTACGCCCGCCG GAATAAAAGGAAGATCATGCGAATATTCACAGTGCCTTCTACAGCAGAGGCACCGTCAGAGCCAAACTTCTATGACAGTATGAAAAAAATTCGCTTACGACAACAATTAGAGATGTATTCTATCG CAAGGAAGTATGACCAGCAGCCGCCGCAGAAACAGACTGACAGCGTACAGCTCTCAATGGAATGA